A single genomic interval of Buchnera aphidicola str. Bp (Baizongia pistaciae) harbors:
- the cls gene encoding cardiolipin synthase — MNYLFTITTWLIIISYWFIIIIVTCRILSKRRAISSSAAWLLVIYIIPFIGICTWFLLEEPYLGTRKLKLIKSVWSKKNKHFNNLKSHNYIFENNNSEVARSLFKLCKYRQGISGIKFNKLKLLKNTKDVIKNLVRDIYLAKNTIEIVFYIWKPGGLADNVAIALIQSAKRGIKCRLMLDSAGSLEFFRSKWVDMMQQSGIQIVEALKINLLHFFFRRMDLRQHRKFILIDNYITYIGSMNLVDPYLFKKSLGIGQWIDLMTRIEGPISTTMGAIYSCDWEVETGQQISPKRVKNNLIIPTYPIKECTSIVQVIASGPGFTEDMIHQALLTAIYSAQQKLTMTTPYLVPSDDLLRAICTAAQRGVEVILIIPKSHDSLLVKWASRVFFSELLESGVKIYQFKKGLLHSKSVLVDKQLSLIGTVNLDMRSLWLNFEITLVIDDKNFGKSLAIIHNEYISHSSLLDPKLWKIRSYWKKIIEKLFYFLSPLL, encoded by the coding sequence ATAAATTATCTATTTACTATAACAACTTGGTTAATTATTATTAGTTATTGGTTTATAATTATTATTGTTACTTGTCGAATACTTTCTAAGCGTCGAGCAATTTCATCTTCTGCAGCATGGTTATTAGTAATTTATATTATTCCATTTATTGGTATATGTACTTGGTTCTTACTTGAAGAACCTTATTTAGGTACTCGAAAACTAAAATTAATAAAATCCGTATGGTCTAAAAAAAATAAACATTTTAATAATTTAAAATCACATAACTATATTTTTGAAAACAATAATAGTGAAGTGGCGAGATCATTATTTAAGTTATGTAAGTATCGACAAGGCATATCGGGAATAAAGTTTAATAAATTAAAACTATTAAAAAATACTAAAGATGTAATAAAAAATTTGGTACGAGATATCTATTTAGCCAAAAACACTATTGAAATAGTTTTTTATATTTGGAAACCTGGAGGATTAGCAGACAATGTAGCTATTGCTTTAATACAATCAGCAAAACGAGGAATAAAATGTAGACTTATGTTAGATTCTGCAGGAAGTTTAGAATTTTTTAGAAGCAAATGGGTTGATATGATGCAACAATCTGGTATTCAAATAGTGGAAGCACTCAAGATCAATTTATTGCATTTTTTTTTTAGGAGAATGGATCTTAGACAACATAGAAAATTTATACTTATTGACAATTATATAACATATATTGGAAGTATGAATTTAGTAGATCCATATTTATTTAAAAAATCTTTAGGAATCGGGCAATGGATAGACTTAATGACTCGAATAGAAGGGCCCATATCTACCACTATGGGAGCAATATATTCTTGTGATTGGGAAGTAGAAACTGGACAACAAATTTCACCCAAAAGAGTTAAAAATAATCTTATTATTCCTACGTATCCAATTAAAGAATGTACTTCTATAGTACAAGTTATTGCTTCAGGACCTGGATTTACTGAAGATATGATCCATCAAGCACTACTTACAGCAATTTATTCAGCACAACAAAAATTAACTATGACTACACCTTATCTGGTTCCTAGCGATGATCTATTACGCGCAATATGTACAGCAGCACAACGGGGAGTAGAAGTTATTTTAATCATACCTAAAAGTCATGATTCATTATTAGTAAAATGGGCTAGTAGAGTTTTTTTTAGCGAATTATTAGAATCTGGCGTGAAAATTTACCAATTTAAAAAAGGATTATTGCATAGTAAAAGTGTTTTAGTAGATAAACAACTTAGTTTAATCGGAACCGTAAATTTAGATATGAGAAGTTTATGGTTAAATTTTGAAATTACATTAGTTATAGACGACAAAAATTTTGGGAAATCACTCGCAATAATACATAATGAATATATATCTCATTCAAGTTTACTTGACCCTAAGTTATGGAAAATACGTTCTTATTGGAAAAAAATTATAGAAAAACTTTTTTATTTTTTAAGTCCATTATTATAA
- the ribA gene encoding GTP cyclohydrolase II has protein sequence MKLTKISEAKLPTSFGEFLMIVFEESKTDKNHIALVYGDIKDTNNSVLSRIHSECLTGDALFSIRCDCGFQLKSALMEIVKEGSGILIYHRQEGRNIGLSNKIRAYALQDIGLDTVEANHHLGFSADERDFSVCIDIFNTLNIKKIKLLTNNPSKVTVLNNAGIQITERISLIVGRNAKNSKYLNTKAHKMGHFLPIEY, from the coding sequence ATGAAACTGACAAAAATTTCTGAAGCGAAATTACCTACTTCTTTTGGTGAATTTTTAATGATTGTTTTTGAAGAAAGTAAAACAGATAAAAATCATATTGCATTGGTATATGGAGATATAAAAGACACAAATAATTCAGTGTTGTCTAGGATTCATTCTGAATGTTTAACAGGTGATGCATTATTTAGTATACGCTGTGATTGTGGTTTTCAATTAAAATCTGCGTTGATGGAAATTGTTAAAGAAGGTAGTGGAATTCTTATATATCATCGCCAAGAAGGACGTAACATTGGTTTATCTAATAAAATACGTGCATACGCATTGCAAGATATCGGATTAGATACTGTTGAAGCGAATCATCATTTAGGTTTTTCTGCTGACGAAAGGGATTTTTCCGTTTGCATAGATATATTTAATACATTGAATATTAAAAAAATAAAATTATTAACTAATAACCCTTCAAAAGTAACAGTTTTAAATAATGCAGGAATTCAAATTACTGAAAGAATATCATTAATTGTAGGTAGAAATGCTAAAAATTCTAAATATTTGAATACAAAAGCTCATAAAATGGGACATTTTTTACCAATTGAATATTAA
- the lipA gene encoding lipoyl synthase: MRTKNSKIINSEQDIFRNKVIPIKFLSNYNNEILKKPQWMKIKFPVSTNKIKNLTLILRQHNLNTVCEQALCPNLAECFNRGTATFMILGSICTRRCPFCAVSHGKPSLVNKNEPQQLARVIFDMKINYVVITSVVRDDLKDRGAQHFSNCIQEIRNKNNVKIEILVPDFRGMMRESCKIISMNPPNVFNHNLENVPRLYKLIRPGASYIRSLKLLEFFKKLNPNVPTKSGLILGLGETYKEIVHVINDLLDHGVTILTIGQYLQPSSKHFPVQKYITPDEFKKIKNYALSIGFKKVFCGPLIRSSYHAEKYFE, translated from the coding sequence ATGCGTACTAAAAATTCAAAAATTATTAATTCTGAACAAGATATATTTCGCAACAAAGTTATTCCAATAAAATTTTTATCTAATTATAATAATGAAATACTAAAAAAACCTCAGTGGATGAAAATTAAATTTCCTGTTAGCACCAATAAAATAAAAAATTTAACTCTAATATTAAGACAGCATAATTTAAATACTGTTTGCGAACAGGCATTATGTCCTAATTTAGCCGAATGTTTTAATCGAGGAACAGCTACATTTATGATTTTAGGTTCTATTTGTACGAGACGTTGTCCATTTTGCGCTGTAAGTCATGGAAAACCATCGTTAGTTAATAAAAACGAACCACAGCAATTAGCACGGGTAATATTTGATATGAAAATTAATTATGTAGTTATTACTTCTGTGGTAAGAGACGATTTGAAAGATCGAGGAGCACAACATTTTTCTAATTGTATACAGGAAATTAGAAATAAAAATAATGTTAAAATTGAAATATTAGTACCAGATTTTAGAGGAATGATGCGTGAATCATGCAAAATTATTAGTATGAATCCACCTAATGTGTTTAATCATAATTTGGAAAATGTCCCAAGGTTATATAAATTAATAAGACCAGGGGCTAGCTATATAAGATCCTTGAAATTATTAGAGTTTTTTAAAAAATTGAATCCAAATGTTCCAACTAAATCTGGTTTAATCTTAGGTTTAGGGGAAACATATAAAGAAATAGTTCATGTTATAAATGATTTATTAGATCATGGTGTAACCATTTTAACCATAGGACAATATCTTCAACCTAGCTCTAAACATTTTCCCGTACAAAAATATATTACTCCTGATGAATTTAAAAAAATTAAAAATTATGCGTTATCCATTGGTTTTAAAAAAGTTTTTTGTGGGCCACTAATACGATCTTCTTATCATGCTGAGAAATATTTTGAATAA
- the trpA gene encoding tryptophan synthase subunit alpha produces MNNRYYQLNKNLIPYKLGCYIPFVVLGDPSIEISLEIIYSLIKNGADGLELGIPFSDPLADGPIIQQANLRAFSANITLTKCFEMLFKIRTHNPKIPIGILIYANLIFKLGIQKFYSICSKIDIDSVLIADVPIEESFEFEQHSIKNNIDSIFVCPPDASKNFLKKLSKHSTGYIYLLSRSGVTGIDMKITPPLKNFVKELKKLTSIPIIQGFGISNENQIKNIILSGVSGVICGSVIIQIIANNLNNKKIMLKKIKKLSNRFKKATII; encoded by the coding sequence ATGAATAATCGTTATTATCAACTAAATAAAAACCTTATACCATATAAATTAGGATGTTACATTCCATTTGTTGTACTTGGTGACCCTTCTATAGAAATTTCACTAGAAATAATATATTCACTAATTAAAAATGGAGCAGATGGGTTAGAATTAGGCATTCCATTTTCTGATCCATTGGCAGACGGACCAATAATACAACAAGCTAATTTAAGAGCTTTTAGTGCTAATATAACGCTAACGAAATGTTTTGAAATGTTATTCAAAATACGTACACATAACCCTAAAATTCCAATAGGAATCTTAATTTATGCTAATTTAATTTTTAAATTAGGTATTCAAAAATTTTATTCAATATGTTCAAAAATAGATATTGATTCAGTTTTAATAGCAGATGTACCCATAGAAGAATCGTTCGAATTTGAACAACATTCTATTAAAAATAATATAGATTCTATATTTGTTTGTCCTCCTGATGCTAGCAAAAATTTTTTAAAAAAATTATCCAAACATAGCACTGGATATATTTATTTACTATCACGTTCTGGTGTTACTGGAATTGATATGAAGATTACCCCACCATTGAAAAACTTTGTAAAAGAATTAAAAAAGTTAACGTCGATTCCAATTATACAAGGTTTTGGAATTTCTAATGAAAATCAAATTAAAAACATTATTCTATCTGGTGTATCTGGTGTAATATGTGGATCTGTTATCATACAAATAATAGCTAATAATTTAAATAATAAAAAAATCATGTTAAAAAAAATAAAAAAATTATCTAACCGTTTTAAGAAAGCAACAATAATTTAA
- the trpB gene encoding tryptophan synthase subunit beta: MTLLKSYFGEFGGMYVPQILMPALYKLEIEFLKALNDLQFTNELSNLLKNYAGRPTPLTLCKNITKNTNTKLYLKREDLLHGGAHKTNQVLGQALLAKKMSKKEIIAETGAGQHGVATALSCALLGLKCRIYMGFKDVIRQQQNVFRMQLMGAKVISVKNGSGTLKDACNEALRDWSENYCTSHYMIGTAAGPHPYPTMVKKFQSIIGIETRCQILKQESCLPNIIIACIGGGSNAIGIFSEFIKDKSVCLIGVEPAGKGIKTGKHGAPMQHGSTGIYFGMKAPVMQTSEGQIKESWSISAGLDFPAVGPEHAWLKHIGRATYVSITDCEAINAFKILCKLEGIIPALESSHALAYALKLISKDTNKKQIIIVNISGRGDKDIDTIRKIDVYKE, translated from the coding sequence ATGACTTTATTAAAATCATATTTTGGAGAATTTGGTGGTATGTATGTTCCACAAATTTTAATGCCAGCATTATATAAATTAGAAATAGAATTTCTAAAAGCACTTAATGATTTACAATTTACTAACGAATTATCCAATTTATTAAAAAATTATGCAGGAAGACCTACTCCTTTAACATTGTGTAAAAATATAACTAAAAATACGAATACAAAATTATATCTTAAACGTGAAGATCTATTGCACGGAGGTGCGCATAAAACTAATCAAGTTTTAGGACAAGCATTATTAGCTAAAAAAATGAGTAAAAAAGAAATTATCGCTGAAACTGGAGCTGGACAACATGGAGTTGCTACTGCATTGTCTTGTGCATTACTTGGTTTGAAATGCAGAATATATATGGGTTTTAAAGACGTCATTAGACAACAACAAAATGTTTTTCGAATGCAACTTATGGGAGCAAAAGTTATATCTGTAAAAAATGGATCGGGTACTTTAAAAGATGCATGTAACGAAGCGTTGCGTGACTGGTCTGAAAACTATTGTACATCTCACTATATGATAGGAACAGCAGCCGGGCCACACCCTTACCCCACTATGGTCAAAAAGTTTCAAAGTATTATTGGAATAGAAACTAGATGTCAGATCTTAAAACAAGAATCTTGTTTGCCAAATATTATTATTGCATGCATTGGAGGAGGATCCAATGCTATTGGAATATTTTCTGAATTTATTAAAGATAAATCCGTATGTTTAATTGGTGTAGAACCTGCAGGAAAAGGTATTAAAACAGGGAAACATGGAGCACCCATGCAACATGGTAGTACAGGAATTTATTTTGGAATGAAAGCTCCAGTTATGCAAACAAGTGAGGGGCAAATAAAAGAATCTTGGTCCATTTCAGCAGGTTTAGATTTTCCTGCTGTGGGTCCAGAACATGCATGGCTAAAACATATTGGAAGAGCTACATATGTCTCTATCACTGATTGCGAGGCTATTAATGCTTTTAAAATTTTATGTAAATTGGAAGGAATTATTCCAGCTTTAGAATCTTCACACGCATTAGCTTATGCATTAAAATTGATTTCTAAAGATACAAACAAAAAACAAATAATCATAGTTAATATTTCAGGACGAGGTGATAAAGATATTGATACTATTCGAAAAATTGATGTATACAAGGAATAA
- the yciA gene encoding acyl-CoA thioester hydrolase YciA has translation MNIKNQKPKGKMVLRTLAMPADTNANGDIFGGWIMSQMDIGGAILAKEIARGRVVTVSVNGMTFLKSVSVGDVVSCYAHCIRTGNTSITIKIEVWIKKVSSEPLGKFYCTTEAIFVYVAVDEFGQPKTLLPFSII, from the coding sequence ATGAACATAAAAAATCAAAAACCAAAGGGTAAAATGGTATTAAGAACTTTAGCAATGCCAGCAGATACAAACGCAAACGGAGATATATTCGGGGGTTGGATAATGTCTCAAATGGATATTGGAGGAGCTATATTAGCTAAAGAAATAGCCAGGGGGCGAGTAGTGACAGTGAGTGTGAATGGTATGACATTTTTAAAGTCAGTATCAGTAGGTGATGTAGTTAGCTGTTATGCGCACTGCATTCGAACAGGAAACACATCTATTACTATAAAAATAGAAGTATGGATTAAAAAAGTATCATCAGAACCGTTAGGAAAATTTTATTGTACTACAGAAGCAATATTTGTTTATGTAGCCGTAGATGAATTTGGACAACCCAAAACATTGCTACCATTCAGTATTATTTAA
- the lipB gene encoding lipoyl(octanoyl) transferase LipB translates to MYKKNIKIRNLGLRRIQDVCSSMNDFTITRKISTPDEIWLVQHYPVFTIGVSGTKHDVLVSNNIPIIFSNRGGKITYHAPGQLIIYVLINLFRRKLTVRRLILLMQNIIISTLKSFSIDSYILNNFPGVYVNNKKICSLGLRIRNGCSFHGMALNINMDLLPFEYINPCGNSFKMTQVIDIKPNLCFKIIKLMLMHKIREIFS, encoded by the coding sequence ATGTACAAAAAAAATATAAAAATACGTAACTTAGGTTTGCGAAGAATTCAAGATGTATGTTCTTCTATGAACGATTTTACTATAACAAGAAAAATTTCGACACCTGATGAAATATGGTTGGTACAACATTATCCTGTGTTTACTATAGGAGTCAGTGGAACAAAACATGATGTATTAGTCTCTAATAATATACCAATTATATTTAGCAATAGAGGCGGAAAAATAACATATCATGCTCCAGGACAGCTAATTATATATGTACTTATTAATTTATTTCGCAGAAAATTGACAGTTAGAAGATTAATTTTATTAATGCAAAATATTATAATTTCTACTTTAAAATCTTTCTCTATTGATTCATATATATTAAATAATTTTCCTGGCGTTTACGTTAATAATAAAAAAATATGTTCTTTAGGTCTTCGTATACGAAATGGTTGTTCTTTTCATGGTATGGCATTAAATATAAATATGGATTTATTACCCTTTGAATATATTAATCCTTGCGGTAATAGTTTTAAAATGACACAAGTGATTGATATTAAACCAAATTTATGTTTTAAGATAATTAAATTAATGTTAATGCATAAGATTCGAGAAATATTTTCATGA
- a CDS encoding YchE family NAAT transporter, with protein sequence MNVEMFDFSIYISFFFSLFALVNPIGMIPIFTSMTNHQSIVERNKTNLIANFSVAIILSISLIFGSFILNLFGISINSFRISGGILVMIIAISMINGNFINNINNQKNGKLDKDIARNISIVPLAMPLIAGPGAISSTIVWSTHYSSVENIFGCMVTIMLFSCFCWTLFKVSPIIVDILGRTGINIMTRIMGLLLMSLGIEFILAGLKASCSNYF encoded by the coding sequence ATGAATGTTGAAATGTTTGATTTTTCAATTTACATTAGTTTCTTTTTCAGTTTGTTTGCTTTGGTAAATCCCATTGGTATGATTCCTATTTTCACTAGTATGACGAATCATCAATCTATAGTAGAAAGAAATAAAACTAATTTAATAGCTAATTTTTCAGTAGCTATTATTTTATCTATATCATTAATATTTGGTAGTTTTATTTTAAATTTATTCGGAATTTCAATAAATTCTTTTAGAATTTCTGGTGGGATATTAGTAATGATAATTGCAATATCTATGATTAACGGAAATTTTATTAATAATATAAATAATCAAAAAAATGGAAAGTTAGATAAAGATATTGCTAGAAACATTTCTATTGTTCCTTTGGCTATGCCTCTAATAGCAGGTCCGGGAGCTATTAGTTCTACAATCGTATGGAGTACGCACTATTCAAGTGTAGAAAATATTTTTGGATGTATGGTAACTATCATGTTATTTTCATGTTTTTGTTGGACATTATTTAAAGTGTCTCCGATTATAGTTGATATTTTAGGTCGCACTGGAATTAATATTATGACACGAATTATGGGTTTATTATTGATGTCTTTAGGTATAGAATTTATTTTAGCTGGTTTAAAAGCTTCATGTTCTAATTATTTTTAA
- the trpCF gene encoding bifunctional indole-3-glycerol-phosphate synthase TrpC/phosphoribosylanthranilate isomerase TrpF, whose amino-acid sequence MLNSILKEIINDKLMWVKYHKKKQPLFTFQNKIVRSNYNFKNSLKSIHPSYILEIKKASPSLGIINNKLDLKKISLIYKKYASSISILTDEKYFHGNFEFIPIVRKIAHRQPILCKDFFIDPYQIYLARYYQADAILLMLSILNDNQYVFLRNIAEMLNMDVLTEIENKKELTRAINLKSKIIGINNRNLNNLSIDIQKTKVLAPLIPKKIIIISESGIQNYNQIRQLKPFVQGFLIGSNLMRKKNLEEAVCKMILGNNKICGLTQSSDVKIIKEYGIVYGGLIFCKFSPRYINCNNAYSIINNVSLKYIGVFCNENLKRVAYIGTKLSLHAVQLHGNEDQIYINNLKLILPKHIKIWKSIIYLDFLKNQKHLFYNVNKYIIDNKDGGSGKTFNWKYLKNCKLDNVILAGGLDINNCILATDLGCYGYDFNSKLESSPGIKDLKKIVALTYSLRRHTVFNYRNLICLGKK is encoded by the coding sequence ATTTTGAACAGTATTTTAAAAGAAATAATAAATGATAAATTAATGTGGGTCAAATATCATAAAAAAAAACAACCATTGTTTACTTTTCAAAATAAAATAGTACGATCGAACTATAATTTTAAAAATTCATTAAAATCAATTCACCCTTCCTATATATTAGAGATTAAAAAAGCTTCTCCTTCATTAGGAATAATAAATAATAAATTAGATTTAAAAAAAATATCATTAATTTATAAAAAATACGCATCATCAATATCAATATTAACTGATGAAAAATATTTTCATGGAAATTTTGAATTTATTCCTATAGTTAGAAAAATAGCACATCGCCAACCAATATTATGTAAAGATTTTTTTATTGATCCTTATCAAATATATTTAGCACGATATTATCAAGCTGATGCTATTTTGCTAATGTTATCAATATTAAATGATAATCAATATGTATTTCTAAGAAATATAGCCGAAATGCTAAACATGGACGTATTAACGGAAATTGAGAATAAAAAAGAGTTAACTCGAGCAATAAATTTAAAATCTAAAATTATTGGGATTAATAATAGAAATTTAAATAATCTCTCAATCGATATACAAAAAACTAAAGTTCTAGCGCCTCTTATACCAAAAAAAATAATTATCATTAGTGAATCTGGAATTCAAAATTACAATCAAATTCGACAGCTAAAACCATTTGTACAAGGATTTTTAATAGGATCCAATTTAATGCGAAAAAAAAATTTAGAAGAAGCTGTCTGTAAAATGATTTTAGGGAATAATAAAATATGTGGGTTGACTCAATCTTCTGATGTAAAAATAATAAAAGAATATGGTATTGTTTATGGAGGTTTAATTTTTTGCAAATTTTCACCTCGGTATATTAATTGTAACAATGCTTATTCTATTATTAATAACGTTTCTTTAAAATATATTGGCGTATTTTGTAATGAAAATTTGAAAAGAGTAGCTTATATAGGAACAAAGCTATCTTTGCATGCCGTTCAATTGCACGGTAACGAAGATCAAATTTACATCAATAATTTAAAACTAATACTTCCGAAACATATAAAGATATGGAAGTCTATTATCTACTTAGATTTTTTAAAAAACCAAAAACATTTATTTTATAACGTTAACAAATATATTATTGACAATAAAGATGGTGGTAGTGGAAAAACTTTTAATTGGAAGTATTTAAAAAATTGCAAATTAGATAATGTTATACTAGCGGGGGGTCTTGACATTAATAATTGCATATTAGCTACTGATTTAGGTTGTTACGGTTATGATTTTAATTCTAAATTAGAAAGTTCGCCTGGTATTAAAGATCTTAAAAAAATAGTTGCTCTTACATATTCATTAAGAAGACATACAGTCTTTAATTATCGCAATTTAATTTGTTTAGGAAAAAAATAA
- a CDS encoding inner membrane-spanning protein YciB, with product MKFLLNSIPTISFFIFYKFYDIFIASFSLMIASLFTFIITSILFNSINKHDLINLIFVIVFGFLTLFYHNSSYIKWKVTIIYFLISIVFLINYLFIKNNLLNIIFKNTIQLSKNVWRKLSLFWSIFFLICAVSNTYIILYFSEQTWVTFKIFGLTILTLIAVIINGFYIYFLKSKIIQ from the coding sequence ATGAAATTCCTATTAAATTCAATTCCTACAATTTCATTTTTTATTTTTTATAAATTTTATGACATTTTTATTGCATCTTTCTCTTTAATGATAGCATCATTATTTACATTTATAATTACAAGCATTCTTTTTAATTCAATCAATAAACACGATTTAATTAATTTAATTTTTGTTATAGTATTTGGATTTTTAACCTTATTTTATCATAATAGCAGTTATATAAAATGGAAAGTTACCATAATATATTTTCTAATTTCTATCGTTTTTTTAATAAATTATTTATTTATAAAAAATAATTTATTAAATATAATTTTTAAAAATACAATTCAATTATCTAAAAACGTTTGGCGGAAATTAAGTTTGTTTTGGTCTATATTTTTTTTAATTTGTGCTGTTTCTAACACATATATTATTTTATATTTTTCAGAACAAACGTGGGTTACATTTAAAATATTTGGGCTAACTATTTTAACATTAATAGCTGTAATAATTAATGGATTTTATATATATTTTTTAAAATCAAAAATAATACAATAA
- a CDS encoding YciC family protein — protein MHITANSLFRDTIHFLRSKWPIIVTFVLLSSTITVVIDSIITPNARSLLAFYQLDIKKYHSLLDFVRTLTIDQQKLLLYASIAKSFSLLIGSTFLLGNLITFIQMTSYKKNITLSIFNNIPYKTFFKLLQLIFTTTIITQLGFLLYFIPGFTTIILFSLSPIILLIEEKTILNSIYASINITLSNFKIIVPAIIFWLCFKIFIILIISYFKFFSDFLAYFILNLCINFISSILIIYLFRCYMILPKFLKN, from the coding sequence ATGCATATTACGGCTAATTCACTATTCCGTGATACTATTCATTTCTTAAGATCAAAGTGGCCTATAATAGTTACTTTTGTATTATTATCTTCTACTATAACTGTAGTTATAGATAGTATTATTACTCCTAACGCAAGATCTTTACTAGCATTTTATCAATTAGATATAAAAAAGTATCATTCTTTACTAGATTTTGTTAGGACGTTAACTATAGATCAACAAAAACTATTATTATATGCGTCAATTGCAAAATCATTTTCACTATTAATAGGAAGTACGTTTCTTTTAGGAAATTTAATAACATTTATTCAAATGACGTCTTACAAAAAAAATATTACTTTATCCATTTTTAACAACATTCCTTATAAAACTTTTTTTAAGTTACTACAATTAATCTTTACTACTACTATAATTACTCAATTAGGATTTTTATTGTATTTTATTCCTGGATTTACCACTATAATATTATTTTCTTTATCACCAATTATACTTCTTATTGAAGAAAAAACAATTTTAAATTCTATTTATGCTAGCATAAATATCACATTATCAAATTTTAAAATAATAGTTCCTGCCATAATTTTTTGGTTATGTTTTAAAATTTTTATAATATTAATAATTTCATACTTTAAATTTTTTTCTGACTTTCTAGCATACTTTATATTAAACTTATGTATTAATTTCATATCATCTATTTTAATAATTTATTTATTTCGTTGTTATATGATTTTACCTAAATTTTTAAAAAATTAG
- the pyrF gene encoding orotidine-5'-phosphate decarboxylase — protein MHLKSNFKNINIIIALDFFDENKAMKFIYNLNPTIYALKIGNIMFTLFGVRFIKILQKLGFKIFLDLKFYDIPNTIFGAIQAVANLNIWMVSIHISGGIQMLKSARLALKPFKNKPLLMGVTILTSLDKTDMSKLGIQISLSKYILSLAKIAHKCNLDGIICSGTEISNIKKHINVKNFKILTPGIRLNGCSSNDQKNVTTPMLAKQYNVDYIIIGRIVTSSQNPLKTLELIRSQI, from the coding sequence ATGCACTTAAAATCTAATTTTAAAAATATTAATATCATTATTGCGTTAGATTTTTTTGATGAAAATAAAGCTATGAAATTTATTTATAATTTAAATCCTACTATTTATGCATTAAAAATAGGTAATATAATGTTTACTTTATTTGGAGTTCGTTTTATAAAAATATTACAAAAATTGGGATTTAAAATATTTCTTGATTTAAAATTTTATGACATCCCAAATACAATATTTGGGGCTATACAAGCAGTTGCTAATTTAAATATATGGATGGTTAGTATTCATATTTCTGGAGGAATACAAATGTTAAAATCAGCTAGATTAGCACTAAAACCGTTTAAAAATAAACCGTTGCTGATGGGAGTAACTATTTTGACTAGTTTAGATAAAACTGATATGTCTAAGTTAGGAATTCAGATATCATTATCAAAATACATATTGTCTTTAGCAAAAATAGCACATAAATGTAATTTAGATGGAATTATTTGCTCTGGAACAGAAATATCGAATATAAAAAAACATATTAATGTCAAAAACTTTAAAATATTAACTCCAGGAATTAGATTAAATGGATGTTCTTCTAATGACCAAAAAAATGTTACAACTCCAATGTTAGCAAAACAATATAATGTCGACTATATTATAATTGGAAGAATTGTCACATCTTCTCAAAATCCTTTAAAAACACTAGAATTAATCAGATCACAAATATAA